TATACGGAGTTATGGAAGGCATGTGCAGGTCCACTTGTGGATGTTCCCAAGCGTGGAGAAAGAGTGTTCTATTTTCCTCAGGGTCATATGGAACAGGTAAAGATtagattttgaacttttttctGTCTAGTAAGTGAGTGATGGAGTGAATGGGTGTGGTTTGATTGGGAAGTTTGAGTCTTGGATTGGTTTTCGCTTGTGGGTTTGTGCTATTTCTGGTTAAAGATTTGAATTTTTGCTATTTGTGGGGTTGTGTAGTTAGAGGCATCAACAAATCAAGAATTGAATCAGAGGGTTCCTTTGTTTAATCTGCCTTCGAAGATTCTCTGTCGTGTTATTAATACTCAGCTGCTGGTATTTTTCGCTCTCTGATCTTAATTTCCTTTCTGCAgtttctattttcttcatttttttgcaTGGTTGCTTCAGTTGAGTATTGATCGatttaattgagttttcatGAAATTGATCATATTATTTTGCTAAACTCGTTACTTTATATGTAAGGCTTGTTTGAGTTAGGTCTTAGTCatacttatttttgtattttcttggtGACTGAATGATCTGCTAAATTTTAATGGTCGAAAGGGTTGATTTGAGAactttttgttgatttctttCTATCTGTACAGGCAGAACAAGAAACAGATGAGGTTTATGCGCAGATTACTTTACTGCCTGAATCAGATGTaagaaacaattatttttctttctgacTTTATAGTTTTAGTGTTTATTTAGCAGATATGTTGACAATCATTTGTTTGATTTAACTTCAATGACTTTAAATATTGTTGAAATACTGTAGCAAATTGAACCTACAAGTCCTGATCCATGTCCATCTGAGCCTCCAAGACCTACGGTTCACTCTTTCTGCAAGGTTTTAACTGCCTCTGATACGAGCACCCATGGTGGATTTTCTGTTCTTCGTAAACATGCCTCTGAATGCCTTCCTCCACTGGTAATTTGTGTGTGCAGTACTAGTCTTGGTTTCTTCCTTCTGATCATATATTAACTTTACCATCTCGTATATGTTTTAAAGGATATGATCCAGCCAACCCCTACTCAGGAACTGGTTGCCAAGGATCTACATGGTTATGAATGGCGATTTAAGCATATTTTCAGAGGTAAAGGATTTCTATGTGCTTTCCGTCTATCATTGAGATGTCGATGTTTTATTCTTGAGTTCAGAGAGAATTTTTCATTTCTCGTCAGCTATGCCTAGAGTAGTTAGACTGCAATTAATTAGTTAGAATTGATGTAGCATATCATCACTCACATTTGGTCAAATAAACAGGTCAACCAAGGAGGCACTTACTCACCACAGGTTGGAGTACATTTGTCACTTCCAAGAGATTAGTTGCTGGGGATTCATTTGTCTTTCTCAGGTATTCATTTTCTTCTAAGATGTTGGTTTGTTGtcctctataaaataaaatagatgaaaatCTTATTCATATAAGAATTGGTTGTCTAGAGGGGAGAATGGTGAATTGCGTGCTGGAGTGAGGCGTGTTGCTCGCCAACAGAGCAGCATGCCATCATCTGTGATTTCCAGTCAGAGCATGCACCTTGGAGTTCTTGCAACAGCATCCCATGCCATTTCAACCCTAACTCTCTTTGTGGTTTATTATAAGCCAAGGTATGGTACATCTTTCACCAGAAACTCATGCCTTCTAATGCTTCTTTTATCGAGACATTACTGCTGAATATGTCAGATTGCTTTAACTTTTCCTTAGATTATTtatgtctttctttcttcaatttaactTATCAGGACAAGCCAGTTCATCATAAGCCTGAACAAATATTTAGAGGCTGTTAACAATAAGTTTGCAGTTGGCATGAGATTCAAGATGAGTTTTGAAGGCGAGGATTCTCCTGAGAGAAGGTGGGAGAATTACAGTACATGGTTACTtcaatcatttctttttaaagttGGAGCTCTACTGTAAGTGCAAAATAGAAGTTTGTAGTGACTTACAATTCTGAGTTTATTGATTGATCAGGTTTTCGGGCACAATCGTTGGGGTTGAAGATTTTTCTCCTCATTGGAATGATTCTAAATGGCGGTCATTGAAAGTAATGTCCTTTTAGCTTGACACTTTTTCCTTTATTAGAAACTAtaagtttgaaattaattaatctgtTACTGTCTCTTTACCAGGTTCAATGGGATGAACCTGCTTCTATTTCAAGACCTGATAGGGTTTCACCATGGGAGATAGAACCCTGTGTGGCTTCAGTACCAGCCAACCTGTCTCAACCAGttcaaccaaaaaataaaaggccCCGGCCTCCGATTGAAATTCCTACTTTTGGTAAATAAGAGTTTTGGTTCCTCTTTTTATCGTTTGAGTACTGAATGATTTGGTCATAGCAATCTCTCATTGTTGTTGTATTGGTTCCCCTACTATTATAGAT
This region of Populus alba chromosome 3, ASM523922v2, whole genome shotgun sequence genomic DNA includes:
- the LOC118034289 gene encoding auxin response factor 9; this translates as MMAMNRGEGGGAGSFSQANSEGCGGDDLYTELWKACAGPLVDVPKRGERVFYFPQGHMEQLEASTNQELNQRVPLFNLPSKILCRVINTQLLAEQETDEVYAQITLLPESDQIEPTSPDPCPSEPPRPTVHSFCKVLTASDTSTHGGFSVLRKHASECLPPLDMIQPTPTQELVAKDLHGYEWRFKHIFRGQPRRHLLTTGWSTFVTSKRLVAGDSFVFLRGENGELRAGVRRVARQQSSMPSSVISSQSMHLGVLATASHAISTLTLFVVYYKPRTSQFIISLNKYLEAVNNKFAVGMRFKMSFEGEDSPERRFSGTIVGVEDFSPHWNDSKWRSLKVQWDEPASISRPDRVSPWEIEPCVASVPANLSQPVQPKNKRPRPPIEIPTFDLSSTASTPWNSGLAQSCDLTQLSVTGEGKRNENHVMWHQKQTDINGHSNSITRTQGEGGWLSSPRVNVSQHLFQEAMEDSKSVPPWPVLVGYSTPLSSKSKNDPIPDPSDKGRKYEVPTSYRLFGFDLVNRSTSSSPIEKVSAQPISVSSGATDGRVLAALPAVDSDRKHEVSKEKKPEQLHISSKEIQSKQSSTSTRSRTKVQLQGIAVGRAVDLTLIKGYGQLIDELEQLFDIKGQLHPRDKWEIVYTDDEGDMMLVGDDPWPEFCNMVRRIFICSSQDVKKMSPGSKLPMLTLEGEGTVLSSDSAEN